TGCCGTGTCATAACCAAGATAAGGCACCAGCGCCGTGACACTAATCAGGCTGTTTTCCAAATTATTGCGGCAAACAGCCTGGTTTGCCCTAATACCGGCCACACAAAGCGAACCAAAAATTGTGACACTTTGGGTCAGAATATCAATACTTGACAATAAATGATGGGCAATCAACGGCAAAAAAGCATTCAGTTCCAGTTGTCCGGCCTGAGCTGCCAGCGTAATCGCCGTATCGGAAGCAATCACATGAAAAGATGCCTGATTGACAGCCTCCGGGATGATCGGATTGACTTTCCCCGGCATGAGGGAGGAACCGGCCTGACGTTCGGGCAGACAAATTTCGGCCAAACCGGCTCTGGGGCCAGAGGCAAGCAATCGTAAATCATTGGCGATTTTACCGATATTAACCGCTAAAGCCTTCAAAAGTCCGGATACTTCGACAAACACGTCGGCATTTTGCGTTATATCTATCATATTCTCCGCCCGGGCCATGCCAAATTTCGCATACTGACGAACCCGGTCATTCACCCGGTAAATATACTGCCAATCAGCCGCCAGGCCGGTTCCGACCGCCGTGCCGCCCAGATTCACCTGTCTTAGCCGTTCTTCCACTTTATATAAGCGCCAACGATCCCTCGCTACCGCTTGGGCATAGGCGCTGAATTCCTGGCCTAACATAATGGGTACAGCATCCTGCAGCTCAGTTCTGCCGACTTTAATGACCGAAGCGAACTCTGCTTCCTTATCCTGAAAAATCTGCTGCAACCGGGCACAGGCCTCGCTTAAAGGCTTTAACAACCATACCGCTGCCATTCGCAGCGCTGTAGGATAAACATCATTGGTCGATTGTTGCTTATTTACATGATTTAACGGATGTACCCGCTCATAGTCGCCTTTTTTTCCACCCAGCAGTTCAATGGCCCGATTGGCCAGAACCTCATTGACGTTCATATTAGTTGATGTCCCGGCGCCCCCTTGCAGCGCATCTACAACAAAGGCTTCCCGCAAACCACCGGCCAGCACTTCTTCAGCGGCAACGGCAATCGCCTGAGCAACCTCTTGCGGGATATGACCCAGTTCCCCGTTAACTTCGGCTGCTGCCTTCTTGATTACCACCAGTGCTTCCAGCAGTTTAGGGTGAACCTTATAACCGCTGATCGGAAAATTTTCCAATGCCCGCAACGTATGTATGCCATAGTATGCTTCATCAGCAATCTCTTTACTGCCTAGCAGATCTTTTTCCCAGCGCATGGAGTCCTCCTCTAGTGTAGTAGCAAACTCATATTTCACCCAATAACTTAGCCAAATTTCCACCTGCTGCATTGCTGTCAATCGGCATAGGAACCACTACGCCTCAGTTTTCCGCCTTACCGATGAAAATTCAGCCCGTATTCCCGAGTAAAATAGGACCTGTCTCTACACTTGTTTCACGTGAAACAATTCAAATAATAAAGGGTCCCCTTACTTTTGTCCCGGCAGCAACTGGTGCCGGCATTAAGGTTTCGATAATACGGTCCAGATCATCGGCGGAATAGAACTCAATTTCAATCTTACTTTTAATCTTTCCCGGTTTTATTTTAACCTGAGTTCCTAATAATAATTTCAAACGGTCTTCCGCTTCTACCACAAAAATTTCTTTCGGTGGCTCAACTGTTTTTTGTTTTTCCTGCTTAGGCGCAGCATTCAGCTTTTTAACCAGTTCTTCTGCATCGCGGGCCGATAAATCTTCACCAATAATAATTTCCGCCGCTTCCAGTTGCAGATCCACGCATTCCAGTCCTAACAAGGGTCTGGCCTGTCCCATTGATAATGTTCCACGTGAAACATATTCCTGAATAGCAGCAGGTAAATTT
The window above is part of the Propionispora vibrioides genome. Proteins encoded here:
- a CDS encoding aspartate ammonia-lyase — its product is MRWEKDLLGSKEIADEAYYGIHTLRALENFPISGYKVHPKLLEALVVIKKAAAEVNGELGHIPQEVAQAIAVAAEEVLAGGLREAFVVDALQGGAGTSTNMNVNEVLANRAIELLGGKKGDYERVHPLNHVNKQQSTNDVYPTALRMAAVWLLKPLSEACARLQQIFQDKEAEFASVIKVGRTELQDAVPIMLGQEFSAYAQAVARDRWRLYKVEERLRQVNLGGTAVGTGLAADWQYIYRVNDRVRQYAKFGMARAENMIDITQNADVFVEVSGLLKALAVNIGKIANDLRLLASGPRAGLAEICLPERQAGSSLMPGKVNPIIPEAVNQASFHVIASDTAITLAAQAGQLELNAFLPLIAHHLLSSIDILTQSVTIFGSLCVAGIRANQAVCRNNLENSLISVTALVPYLGYDTATAVVRQATASGRPVAAVVRDMQLLEPEEVDRILDPHNMTMPLQRR